From Theileria annulata chromosome 1, complete sequence, *** SEQUENCING IN PROGRESS ***, one genomic window encodes:
- a CDS encoding ubiquitin-activating enzyme, putative: MDNVLGCELLKSLVLNGFENISIVDYDKVVLSNLNRQFLFQYFKPHNTIDFRKNDVGKFKSQLAFETIKSWNTSNFSKFYVERVEELNLKLLSDFDVIFSALDSIQSRRWLNSAFFEIYRFYHISKSDSELDENNAFKILIDGGSQDLYGHVRVIRPGLTSCLECSLTLYSSEEPFPCILTENLKSPEDCINYSLYIYFDCGQSGVSPNNVLDGSDEGLLEYIYENSRKIAESKNIKGVTLDLVNLICNRSILNIPTTNSIVSSLMVNVLLNQDFNYNFYFYSGDGITNLSKFKLQPDKSCVVCNCKCIKLKVRPEMKLSELLSILYKEIGVESLNISSDRGAVYFDDPKSLSALYSYRLNMKLSDLRDVVSEKIYLTSKDSQTWSVRSVRSEEYLKYPSKESNRRRYSHSGHLRFAKASKTNHNKVLYKL, encoded by the exons ATGGATAATGTATTAGGCTGTGAATTATTGAAAAGTTTGGTTTTAAATGgttttgaaaatatttctaTTGTTGACTACGACAAAGTGGTTCTATCAAACCTAAATAgacaatttttatttcagTATTTTAAACCGCACAATACAATcgattttagaaaaaacGATGTCGGTAAATTCAAATCTCAACTGGCATTTGAAACTATTAAGTCATGGAATACATCAAATTTCTCAAAATT TTATGTTGAAAGAGTTGAGGAATTGAACCTGAAGTTGTTATCTGATTTCGATGTTATATTCTCTGCTTTGGACAGTATTCAAAGCAGAAGATGGCTAAATTCAGCGTTCTTTGAGATTTACAGATTTTACCACATTTCCAAAAGTGATTCTGAATTAGATGAAAACAATGCcttcaaaatattaattgaCGGTGGTTCTCAAGATTTGTACGGCCATGTTCGAGTTATCAGGCCAGGATTAACCTCATGCTTGGAATGCTCATTAACGCTCTATTCATCAGAA GAACCATTCCCCTGCATTCTGACTGAGAACTTAAAATCTCCTGAGGATTGCATAA ATTATTCCCTGTATATTTACTTCGATTGCGGCCAATCGGGCGTTTCTCCTAATAACGTACTTGATGGAAGTGATGAGGGCCTATTAGAGTACATTTATGAGAATTCCAGAAAGATAGCCGAGTCAAAGAACATAAAAGGCGTAACATTAGACCTAGTGAATCTCATTTGCAAT AGGtcaattttaaacattCCAACTACAAACAGCATCGTCTCATCCCTAATGGTTAATGTCCTCTTAAACCAAGACTTTAATTACAACTTTTACTTTTATTCTGGAGATGGAATTACAAACttatccaaatttaaaCTCCAACCTGATAAA TCTTGCGTAGTATGTAATtgtaaatgtataaaattgaaaGTAAGACCTGAAATGAAGTTGAGCGAATTGTTAAGCATCTTGTATAAAGAAATCGGTGTGGAGTCACTGAACATATCATCAGATAGG GGAGCTGTGTACTTCGATGATCCAAAATCCCTCAGTGCCTTGTATTCGTATAGGTTAAACATGAAGCTAAG TGATCTGAGAGACGTGGTTTCGGAAAAAATATACCTAACCTCAAAAGACTCTCAAACTTGG AGTGTAAGGTCTGTTCGGAGTGAagaatattt AAAATACCCTTCAAAAGAATCAAATCGTCGGCGTTATTCACATTCAGGACATCTGAGATTTGCAAAAGCGTCGAAAACTAATCACAATAAAgttttgtataaattatag
- a CDS encoding trehalose-6-phosphate synthase: MVYYTAVHFRCRCKVDFGDKVVVVGSHKSLGDWDVKNSHRMIMSSTVEDIWISSFPAYLPLKSYVEYRYAVLNENDEFMQWKDEVVRHVEPTGNEMIVEDDDGYYRSESSSYPKSPSTPRPTAFGVNDEKNVDHLGLNNFLTEPEFNSDDMVYFVSSRLPVQVFRRKDGSFGTRNSNTPLTTMLWELRKRFRNKMKFVGACSISFETESDANAPSAKTDTESDCFHTPTNNMSTNTDNQVNKREHQENGVNDINGSDAGSKLGNTVQRLDSNQTRSKSSDSEYSIPPDEQFTQFEQNEITEFLLKHDCIPVFIPQTEMNKSIKFCKKYMWNLFYNIGLWDITKQKEFDWDLWQSYCKVNMFYASTVSQYLGRSDFVWVHDYKLLMVPQFLSRKCKTANIGVFMHALFPSYTLFACLAVREEILRSMLCADLIGFHFFEFARHFLTSCKRVLGLEYNFSTGGTIGIEYNGRQVMIRMSHANVQADLLRQRISPETNVPELAKQLKEKWPNRFIVSSVDRDVRLSGLLLKFKAFRKFLQNYPYARNKILLVQYICSLDTLWQTYSEAQVKLSHLAQDINEEFHNVHVLLKVNPNSEEKYALFLASDCFMDTCIRGGINIGALEYVYTRKGKPALAIISEFSAFSKTLLSAIRINPWHTYNVMEALDTAMSSDPATTLESCKKDVSYIENNDAVTWVNDFIKELYYSRKKHDMLHTSWGFGKTYKTLSFSTNFQLLDIDNVVGKFKMSKRRLLFLDCEGTLSSNPFDVESHSLYQTDIHTKSTPLPANLTNLGILSKDRNTVIVLISCRTKEVMESWFNSVPDVGLCAERGYYFKLPTVLGREWQTFRHMSTNPTLNHMNNVQSEVESDVPSDSWRPVALKLFEQYVQRTPGSYLESKDSCLVFQFQNSDQEFGIIQANELNSSLCELMSGFPVDVHRGKGYLELRLKGINKGNALVNVVNKYSSLFGDFDFVLCLGDDKSDEESFKALETLKSSHDALKSSQESSLTSTKDKDETSSYISCVVGKRPSKANYYLNDYMEVSDLLSDFHYYMLNLSKLVHTRFYGERLYHRRSQIYTSVNMEVFKQTKPPNLSF, translated from the exons ATGGTGTATTACACAGCCGTACATTTTAGATGCCGATGTAAAGTCGATTTCGGTGATAAGGTAGTGGTCGTGGGATCCCACAAGAGCTTGGGTGACTGGGATGTTAAGAACTCCCACCGGATGATAATGAGCTCCACCGTAGAGGACATATGGATCTCGAGTTTCCCCGCCTACCTTCCCCTAAAGTCTTATGTGGAATACCGCTACGCAGTTTTGAATGAAAACGACGAATTTATGCAATGGAAGGACGAAGTTGTTAGGCACGTGGAACCCACAGGGAATGAAATGATAGTAGAAGATGACGATGGCTATTATCGATCTGAATCATCAAGTTATCCCAAAAGTCCTTCCACCCCTAGACCCACAG CTTTTGGAGTGAACGATGAAAAGAATGTTGATCACTTGGGATTAAACAACTTCCTTACGGAACCTGAGTTTAACTCAGACGACATGGTATACTTCGTGAGCTCAAGGCTTCCAGTCCAAGTTTTTAGGCGTAAAGATGGTTCTTTTGGTACAAGGAATAGTAACACCCCGCTGACCACAATGTTGTGGGAACTTAGAAAGAGATTTAGGAATAAAATGAAGTTCGTAGGAGCCTGCTCAATCAGTTTCGAGACTGAAAGTGATGCAAACGCTCCTAGTGCCAAAACTGATACAGAATCTGATTGCTTTCATACGCCTACCAATAACATGAGCACCAATACAGATAATCAAGTAAACAAAAGGGAACATCAGGAAAATGGAGtaaatgatattaatgGTAGTGATGCTGGTTCAAAACTAGGCAACACTGTTCAAAGACTAGATTCCAATCAAACACGTTCCAAGAGTTCAGATTCTGAGTATTCAATTCCCCCGGATGAACAGTTCACACAGTTTGAACAGAACGAAATCACAGAATTCCTACTCAAGCACGATTGTATACCGGTTTTTATACCTCAAACTGAGATGAACAAGTCAATAAAGTTCTGCAAAAAGTACATGTGGAACCTGTTCTATAACATCGGCCTGTGGGATATTACCAAGCAAAAAGAGTTTGATTGGGACCTCTGGCAATCATACTGCAAGGTGAATATGTTCTACGCCTCAACAGTGTCCCAGTACCTGGGCCGCAGTGACTTTGTGTGGGTCCACGACTACAAGCTTCTGATGGTTCCACAGTTTCTGTCACGAAAGTGCAAAACTGCAAATATCGGCGTATTTATGCATGCACTATTCCCTTCGTACACCCTATTCGCGTGTTTGGCAGTCAGAGAAGAGATACTTAGAAGCATGCTTTGCGCAGACTTGATAGGATTTCATTTTTTTGAATTTGCAAGGCATTTTTTAACCAGCTGCAAAAGAGTTCTCGGACTCGAGTATAACTTTTCCACAGGCGGAACCATTGGCATAGAATACAATGGAAGACAAGTAATGATAAGGATGAGCCACGCCAACGTACAAGCAGACCTGCTTAGACAGAGAATATCACCGGAAACAAATGTACCAGAACTAGCAAAACAACTTAAGGAAAAGTGGCCGAACAGGTTTATTGTTTCATCAGTAGATCGTGATGTTCGTCTATCAGGTTTACTGCTCAAATTCAAAGCTTTTAGAAAATTCCTCCAAAACTACCCCTACGCAAGGAATAAAATTCTTCTCGTTCAGTACATTTGCAGCTTGGATACGTTATGGCAAACTTATTCAGAAGCCCAAGTTAAACTTTCCCATCTCGCTCAAGACATCAATGAAGAGTTTCAT AATGTTCACGTCTTGTTGAAAGTCAATCCCAATTCAGAAGAGAAATATGCACTATTTCTTGCATCAGACTGTTTTATGGACACTTGCATAAGGGGTGGAATCAACATTGGAGCCCTGGAATACGTTTACACCAGGAAAGGAAAGCCAGCCCTCGCCATTATTAGTGAGTTTTCTGCTTTCAGCAAGACTCTTCTGTCAGCAATTAGAATTAACCCCTGGCACACTTACAATGTTATGGAGGCACTTGATACGGCAATGTCATCTGATCCGGCAACCACGCTTGAGTCTTGTAAAAAGGACGTCTCGTACATTGAAAACAATGATGCAGTGACTTGGGTAAACGACTTCATAAAGGAGTTGTACTATTCAAGGAAGAAACACGACATGCTCCACACTTCTTGGGGCTTTGGCAAAACCTATAAAACACTTAGCTTCTCAACAAATTTCCAATTGTTAGACATTGACAACGTAGTTGGAAAGTTCAAAATGAGTAAAAGACGCCTACTCTTTTTAGATTGTGAAGGAACACTCTCTAGCAACCCATTTGACGTTGAATCACATTCACTGTATCAAACTGACATCCATACCAAATCCACACCCCTCCCG GCGAATTTGACTAATTTGGGAATATTGTCAAAGGATAGAAACACAGTGATAGTGCTGATAAGTTGCCGTACAAAGGAAGTCATGGAAAGTTGGTTCAATTCAGTTCCAGATGTTGGTTTATGCGCAGAAAGAGGctattatttcaaattacCAACAGTTCTAGGTCGCGAATGGCAGACTTTCCGTCATATGTCCACTAACCCGACCCTGAACCACATGAACAATGTCCAATCGGAAGTTGAATCTGACGTCCCAAGTGATAGTTGGAGACCAGTTGCACTAAAACTGTTTGAACAATACGTGCAAAGGACACCAGGAAGTTACTTGGAGTCCAAAGACTCATGCCTTGTTTTCCAATTTCAAAACTCAGATCAGGAATTTGGCATAATTCAGGctaatgaattaaattcatCACTTTg TGAATTGATGAGTGGGTTCCCAGTTGATGTACACAGAGGTAAAGGATACTTAGAGCTCAGATTAAAGGGTATCAATAAAGGAAACGCACTAGTTAACGTTGTGAATAAGTATTCCTCACTTTTCGGAGATTTCGACTTCGTACTCTGCCTAGGAGATGATAAAAGCGATGAGGAATCTTTCAAGGCACTGGAAACGCTAAAATCATCCCATGATGCACTGAAATCGTCTCAGGAATCTAGTTTAACATCAACCAAGGATAAAGATGAAACCAGCAGCTACATCTCATGCGTGGTAGGTAAGAGACCAAGCAAAGCAAATTATTACCTAAATGATTACATGGAAGTGTCTGACTTGCTATC CGATTTTCACTATTATATGCTTAACCTAAGTAAATTGGTACATACTAGATTTTATGGTGAACGCCTTTACCACAGGCGTTCTCAGATCTACACATCAGTTAACATGGAAGTTTTCAAACAAACCAAACCCccaaatttatcattttaa
- a CDS encoding schizont-host nuclear protein (Signal peptide predicted for TA20090 by SignalP 2.0 HMM (Signal peptide probability 0.987, signal anchor probability 0.005) with cleavage site probability 0.837 between residues 23 and 24), which translates to MTRLKIAQLVLVLTFSYVNLVSSDLLNISDIYNSKLPIVEYAENGMTKIKIYPTNNQPIRKVYDGEKLVWSALLGEKCRMITITKFKYSGEVIVDIEIDFPASTSQKIYCKRKDEYFEIDQKTYQEKILSLSTIQKEDNTKIFHPKTEYYPIPPIPSTRQRNKKGFSKHPKGKNKRRKYVTPSNEDTETSSETEEILKFRYNERPTHSREHTGHTTSSLSDTISNSSGLQVEVPLERRIKKPQRRQANISTQVYQEELEPEIFELEISSDSDMDVDEPTHSHIQSDAITQTDIPTKESSTQTDIQQTQDIETQTENTNGSSLPLKKRPYKPD; encoded by the coding sequence atgacCAGATTAAAGATTGCGCAACTAGTTCTTGTACTAACTTTCTCTTATGTAAATCTTGTGTCTTCAGacttattaaatataagtGATATATACAATTCAAAATTACCGATAGTCGAATATGCTGAAAATGGAATGACTaagataaaaatatatcCTACCAATAACCAACCAATTAGAAAGGTTTATGATGGAGAAAAATTGGTATGGTCTGCTCTGTTAGGTGAGAAATGCAGAATGATTAcaattacaaaatttaaatattctgGAGAAGTAATTGTCGATATTGAAATTGATTTTCCGGCATCTACGTCACAAAAGATATATTGCAAAAGAAAAGATgaatattttgaaattgaTCAAAAAACTTATCAAGAAAAGATTTTAAGTCTTAGTACTATACAAAAAGAAGACAATACAAAGATTTTTCATCCTAAAACTGAATACTATCCCATACCACCGATCCCTTCAACACGTCAAAGGAACAAAAAAGGGTTTTCAAAACATCCAAAAGGTAAGAATAAGAGAAGAAAGTATGTTACTCCTTCAAATGAAGACACTGAAACTTCTTCAGAAACTGAAGAAATTCTTAAGTTCAGATATAATGAAAGACCAACTCATTCAAGAGAACACACAGGTCACACAACCAGTTCATTATCAGATACAATAAGTAATTCATCTGGATTGCAAGTAGAGGTGCCTCTGGAAcgaagaattaaaaaaccCCAGAGGAGACAAGCTAACATATCAACTCAAGTTTATCAGGAAGAACTAGAACCTGAAATTTTTGAATTGGAAATATCATCAGACAGTGATATGGATGTTGATGAACCTACTCACTCCCATATACAATCCGATGCTATTACTCAAACAGATATACCAACTAAAGAAAGCTCTACCCAAACAGATATCCAACAAACGCAAGATATTGAAACTCAAACAGAAAATACAAATGGTTCATCTCTTCCACTTAAGAAAAGACCATATAAACCAGATTAG
- a CDS encoding Tashat2 protein — MPIYMVCMIILYSIENISSTTLDLNDPSRSKFRVIQYTKENVITTIIYPKKNESITQVNDGQFLLFTPWYFEKIVSVKIIRFKFSEEALVLVNLENAVTSPEKYFSKGQGPFVPIDIENFELKLECLSNKPKYDPSKIVIPGKGPNAQTSFKQKIKKKLRSKLLKEQRIASHDIINPPAEPPSEIFSEILSDSETDPESGTKSDEPTQTTQLTNEPTELEPETIPVELESDDEDHESEISDIDPLISSDEEIETEKVDKRKLKGDRQRKDKQESEQHDKNVDIVAQALAEEGIDLEKEIVGREVDKIIEKYKITKETQTDIPTGSIETQTDIQQLENIDTQTDIQEVEDIETQTDLPTGSIEIQTDIQEVENIDTQTDIPTGSIETQTDIQEVEDIDIQTDIQEVEDIGIQTIGNFSDITEVTKKHEKPEVPKRRPGRPRKHKPEPEQPKRKRGRPRKHKPEPEQPKRKRGRPRKQKPEPESDHSEESTQPHPQEQETEDSIKALGPSPEKRPFSFDIYCEDRDAEDELRRRAKRFRSEPLESHEQEDTTDAGVSSGAGAPPPPGDGSEPSDGPGDCPPPEQDQDDTVLVQLNKERILYLEDPGSNKGVNYEHEINDGIPTLIIRAKPHKTITHIFENGLIICEAEKGSKLLSLSAFSYYNEFILVEIIFKTPMASYNRYFRKHGGDWKEVNIKDFEVYYQDLRGNVIMIEEMMVDISLPIDPSKIFSKTSEKNGIITTILMPLPGFFIKQVTNGANIVWSSNFRRCLAITMTSRNGDMPRLLMLEISGPNDGVTEELHFHRIGDKFSLISSKLYDTVVYEESPDYDFESTTKSPQLIETDHSSIFISSKDSISSESTNEQTPIEKFTLQPETIHLEISSDEEEPIDLSIKHKSKAPESVAEPTEPETITLDLLSSHDEEHEDSESKTPKSVFEQTEPETITLDLLSSDDEEPIDLSIKHKSKASESHVEHTKPETITVEISSDEEPTQQTETPTQELEPETITVELSSDEEVLDGWTTDGDTDYDYSVVQRDDFILVPLQVINNENCIEGIHKGVPYRTYTPPKGILFDRILSGNQTAWKALEGCGTDYVRLFFVLGIPRFGFFRLINLLDNDTRKIFIIQSQGELWNIVHEVHFLEAFYDLIEPLPSSSSSQESSEPSSDT, encoded by the coding sequence ATGCCTATATACATGGTTTGtatgataattttgtattCCATCGAAAATATATCATCAACAACTTTGGATTTAAATGATCCATCTCGGTCCAAGTTCAGAGTAATACAATATACCAAAGAGAATGTAATTACAACAATTATTTACCCTAAGAAAAATGAATCAATAACTCAAGTGAATGACGgtcaatttttattatttacgCCATGGTATTTTGAAAAGATCGTTTctgttaaaattattagattcaAATTTTCCGAAGAAGCTCTTGTACTTGTTAATCTCGAAAATGCTGTAACTTCCCCTGAAAAATACTTCTCTAAGGGTCAAGGTCCATTTGTTCCCATtgatatagaaaattttgagCTTAAATTAGAATGTTTAAGTAATAAACCTAAATATGACCCATCTAAAATTGTAATACCAGGTAAAGGTCCCAATGCACAAACTAgttttaaacaaaaaataaagaaaaaacTAAGGtctaaattattgaaagaACAACGAATAGCATCTCATGATATAATTAATCCACCAGCAGAACCACCATCTGAAATATTTTCCGAAATATTGAGTGATTCTGAGACAGATCCTGAATCCGGGACTAAATCCGATGAACCTACTCAAACTACACAACTTACTAATGAACCTACAGAGTTAGAACCAGAAACTATTCCAGTGGAACTAGAatcagatgatgaagaCCACGAAAGTGAAATTTCAGATATTGATCCGTTAATTTCATCAGatgaagaaattgaaaCAGAAAAAGTTGATAAACGTAAACTAAAAGGAGATAGACAAAGAAAAGATAAACAAGAAAGTGAACAACatgataaaaatgttgATATAGTTGCACAAGCATTAGCTGAGGAGGGAATTGATCTAGAGAAGGAAATTGTTGGCAGAGAAGTCGATAAAATTATCgagaaatataaaataactaaagaAACACAAACAGACATTCCAACTGGTTCTATTGAAACTCAAACAGACATTCAAcaattagaaaatatagATACACAAACAGACATTCAAGAAGTAGAAGATATAGAAACTCAAACAGACTTACCAACTGGTTCTATTGAAATTCAAACAGACATTCAAGAAGTAGAAAATATTGATACTCAAACAGATATTCCAACTGGTTCTATTGAAACTCAAACAGACATTCAAGAAGTAGAAGATATAGATATTCAAACAGACATTCAAGAAGTAGAAGATATTGGTATTCAAACAATTGGGAATTTTTCTGATATAACAGAAGTAACCAAGAAACATGAAAAACCAGAAGTACCTAAACGTAGACCAGGTAGACCAAGAAAACATAAACCTGAACCTGAACAACCTAAACGTAAACGAGGTAGACCAAGAAAACATAAACCTGAACCTGAACAACCTAAACGTAAACGAGGTAGACCAAGAAAACAAAAACCTGAACCTGAATCAGATCACTCTGAAGAATCCACTCAACCTCATCCTCAAGAACAAGAAACTGAAGATTCAATAAAGGCATTAGGACCTTCACCTGAAAAAAGACCTTTTTCATTTGATATTTATTGTGAAGATCGAGATGCTGAAGATGAATTAAGGAGAAGAGCGAAGCGTTTTAGGAGTGAACCTCTAGAATCACATGAACAAGAGGATACAACTGATGCAGGAGTGAGTTCAGGTGCAGGGGCTCCACCACCACCCGGAGATGGTTCTGAACCATCGGATGGACCAGGAGATTGTCCTCCTCCAGAGCAGGATCAGGACGATACAGTTTTAGTGCAACTGAATAAAGAAAGAATATTATACCTAGAGGACCCAGGAAGTAATAAAGGTGTAAATTATGAGCATGAAATCAATGATGGAATACCAACTTTAATTATAAGGGCTAAGCCTCATAAAACTATCACACatatttttgaaaatggtttaataatttgtgaAGCTGAGAAGGGAAGCAAACTTTTAAGTTTATCAGCCTTTTCTTACTATAATGAATTCATTCTTGTTGaaatcatatttaaaaCTCCAATGGCTAGCTATAATAGGTATTTCAGAAAACATGGAGGAGATTGGAAAGAAGTTAATATTAAGGACTTTGAAGTTTATTATCAGGATCTTAGAGGTAATGTTATAATGATTGAGGAAATGATGGTTGATATAAGCTTACCGATCGATCCTTCAAAAATCTTCTCCAAAACTAGCGAAAAAAATGGTATAATAACGACAATTCTCATGCCTCTCCCTggattttttataaaacaaGTTACTAATGGCGCAAATATTGTTTGGAGTTCAAATTTTAGACGTTGTCTTGCCATCACTATGACGTCTAGAAATGGTGATATGCCCAGACTATTAATGCTTGAAATTTCGGGTCCAAATGACGGTGTTACTGAGGAATTGCACTTCCATAGAATTGGCgataaattttcattaattagCTCAAAATTGTACGACACTGTTGTATACGAAGAGTCTCCCGATTATGATTTTGAATCTACAACAAAATCACCACAACTAATAGAAACAGATCATTCATCCATTTTTATCTCATCAAAAGATTCAATTTCAAGCGAATCAACCAATGAACAAACTCCTATTGAGAAATTCACATTACAACCAGAAACTATTCATCTTGAAATTTCATCAGATGAAGAGGAACCAATTGATCTAAGTATTAAACACAAATCTAAAGCTCCAGAATCAGTTGCAGAACCGACTGAACCAGAAACTATTACACTGGATTTGTTATCAAGTCATGATGAAGAACATGAAGATAGTGAATCTAAAACTCCTAAATCAGTTTTCGAACAGACAGAGCCAGAAACTATTACACTGGATTTGTTATCAAGTGACGATGAGGAACCAATTGATCTGAGTATTAAACACAAATCTAAAGCTTCAGAATCACATGTGGAACATACAAAACCAGAAACTATTACAGTGGAAATTTCATCAGATGAAGAACCTACTCAACAAACAGAAACACCAACACAAGAGTTAGAACCAGAAACTATTACAGTGGAACTTTCATCAGATGAAGAAGTACTTGATGGTTGGACTACTGATGGTGATACTGATTACGATTATTCTGTTGTTCAACGAgatgattttattttagtaCCTTTGcaagtaataaataatgagaATTGTATAGAAGGAATACATAAAGGTGTTCCTTATAGAACTTACACTCCACCTAAAGGTATATTGTTTGATAGGATTTTGTCAGGTAATCAAACGGCCTGGAAGGCGCTTGAAGGTTGCGGAACTGACTATGtaagattattttttgttcTAGGAATTCCAAGATTCGGCTTTTTTAGGTTAATAAACCTACTAGATAATGATACtagaaaaatatttattatacaatcCCAAGGGGAATTATGGAACATAGTTCATGAAGTTCACTTCCTTGAAGCATTTTATGATCTCATAGAACCACTACCATCCAGTTCTAGCTCTCAGGAATCCTCTGAACCTTCATCAGACACATAA
- a CDS encoding splicing factor, putative, with the protein MSSDFSRPDNPALVANPEGSYRENNDREHLSHREYRDDHRDGRRDYHRHSRRRSYPRSHGYRGDYERYRHKRSRSRSRDRYRSRSRDRYRDRDDRYDDYNRDGDKTEKGEEENLLLNRDISESHARSRAAERRRRKAQAECIRRAGGFQKLADQEGHQTVRLFWDGFQWVAKTEQTTILGGDPALMNSTRKLRRLYFGNLPVHTGLTETGFQNLIWNEMRNRNFCNDPNVSPVLYVWFAKDKGNYGFVEFASVEETERALTMDGMTCMGVQLRVSRPNDYSSTSMKTATQQQIVVPQLSTSSTTLPANFSGRYLHLVQIVLPETVEAEVEYLDVLDDVKEEFGKHGKIKSALIIAPRHKEMAKDFQAGDMMIEFEDEDSLLSCVQNMSNRKYENRLIQMKPLEEDVYSQLSEVIIPDLEQMDKSS; encoded by the coding sequence atgtcTTCTGATTTTTCCAGACCGGACAATCCGGCCCTCGTTGCCAACCCTGAAGGCTCATACAGGGAGAATAACGACAGGGAGCACCTTTCTCACAGAGAATACAGAGATGACCACAGAGATGGAAGAAGAGATTATCACAGGCATAGTAGGCGTCGTTCCTATCCCAGAAGTCATGGTTACAGAGGGGACTATGAAAGGTACAGACATAAAAGAAGTAGAAGCCGTAGCAGGGACAGATATAGAAGTAGAAGTAGAGATAGATATAGGGACAGAGACGATAGATACGATGACTATAATAGAGACGGTGATAAAACGGAAAAGGGTGAAGAAGAGAATCTTCTTTTAAACAGGGATATATCTGAGAGTCACGCTAGATCGAGGGCCGCTGAGAGAAGGCGTAGAAAGGCTCAGGCTGAATGTATCAGGAGAGCCGGCGGATTTCAGAAGTTGGCTGATCAAGAAGGCCACCAAACTGTTCGTCTGTTTTGGGACGGTTTTCAGTGGGTTGCAAAGACTGAACAAACAACTATATTAGGTGGTGATCCTGCACTAATGAACTCTACCAGGAAACTTAGAAGACTTTACTTTGGAAATCTTCCAGTCCATACAGGATTAACTGAAACTGGTTTTCAGAACTTGATTTGGAACGAAATGAGAAATCGCAACTTTTGTAACGATCCAAATGTTTCACCAGTGTTGTACGTATGGTTTGCCAAGGATAAAGGCAACTATGGATTTGTAGAATTTGCAAGTGTTGAGGAAACTGAAAGGGCTTTAACCATGGATGGAATGACTTGTATGGGTGTTCAATTACGTGTTTCCCGTCCCAACGATTATTCATCAACTTCCATGAAGACAGCTACACAACAACAAATTGTAGTTCCCCAACTTTCAACCTCCTCAACCACCCTTCCTGCAAATTTCAGTGGTCGTTATTTGCACCTTGTTCAAATTGTTCTTCCTGAAACCGTTGAGGCTGAAGTTGAGTATCTGGATGTACTGGATGATGTAAAAGAGGAATTTGGAAAACACGGGAAAATTAAGAGTGCATTAATAATCGCCCCAAGACACAAGGAAATGGCTAAGGATTTTCAAGCTGGAGATATGATGATCGAAtttgaagatgaagattcATTACTCTCCTGTGTACAAAATATGTCAAACAGAAAGTATGAAAATAGATTAATACAAATGAAACCACTCGAAGAAGATGTTTACTCTCAACTTTCTGAGGTTATTATACCTGACCTCGAACAAATGGACAAGAGcagttaa